The Labeo rohita strain BAU-BD-2019 chromosome 14, IGBB_LRoh.1.0, whole genome shotgun sequence genomic interval TGATTGGCTGCGGCACATGGCGCAGAGTCTCTCGATAAAGCGAGGAGCGTCCACTCTTCCACTCTGAGACTTGATCGTTGTCAAATGAACTCTTAATAGAGAAAAACTCTACTTAGATGATAATTAGTGATTGTTAATGACTCTAACATCATATATGACTCAATATTACATCTATGAAACTAATACTTGTCTCTTTTTTTGAACTTACGTGAATTTTCATGAAGAGTGGACAGGCTAGTCATTGTTGTGCTTCTTAAAATtctttaactgttttttatacGCTATAGCGTTCAAATGAactcaaaaataattaaatatgtgtttCTATGCTACGCATGTCTTTATTAACAAAGTAGCCATAAGTATGTTTATTCTGTAGTAGGTTTACTAGTATAAGACATAAACTAAGAGCCACAATGCGGCGCTGCAGTATTGCAGGCGATGTTTTCAGATGCGGAAGTGAATTATACACATCTCGGAAGTTGTTTTGGTGACCGTCATAAGGGCAGACATTTTGGCCCATGTAGACGGCAGAtttgcaggatttttttttttggaaaacgtTAAATAAAACGTGTCCTCTGAAATAATTTTCCTGTGCTTGGACACTCTTATTTAACCACAACCATGTGGTATGAGATATTGCCCGGTTTTGCTATTATGACAGTCTGTCTGATGATTCCTGGCATCGCAACTGCTCAAATCCAGAAGTTCACAAACGGTGGAAAGGTgagtgatgatgataataataatgttgagCAATGTTTTGTCACTCTCAATCATTGTGTACATGCTTTAATGAGTCTTATAAAAGGTACAAACTTTTGTTCAGCTTGACATTCGTCTAATGTTTCTGTGTGTTGTCATATAGCAAGTTCATTTAATCCACTTCTGTTGCATTCAGGAAAAGAGGATCATACGGGTTCCCTATCACTGGTATTTGATGGAGAGAGACAAGAGAATCTCTGGAACTGGTGCACATTACCATGCCAAGGTAAAAACTTGTATAAAAAAACGtataattacaaacaatatgCTCAGAAAAGCTGGTGCTTTaatattcttctttttttatttcacagggGCTTGAAAACATCAAATGAGGAGCCACCAAGCAATAattgaaatgtacattttgtccAGCCGtctattaaaatgttatctttaaattatcattttgcttgctgttttcatttttttgtgtttacatttttatagagCTGTTATTCTGCTTTAAATATACATTGAATGTGATTTGTTTGCATAGTTTACTGTATAGAGGGGTTTGCACTTGCatcacaatttggtcagttacccaaaTGTGCGACCATATTGGCGATAGTCGTATGTAAataacagcatggattgcagggttgttctgctaatttatgctgtctaaaccacgggaaaaatgtgtggaagctgctaaatcttatagagaaggacttagtaagcacaaaagggcacaatattttgacaaactataGTTAATACGTGGTAAGATACGTAGAAGCACTATTAATGAAGATgatagcctaatatttcacattcCTGATTGGAAACtgcttttggcagtctatagtgcTCCAGATGTTTAATACagcccaaaaatgacaatagttgaccattttcagcacaataatcagctaaatatgtg includes:
- the ndufa1 gene encoding NADH dehydrogenase [ubiquinone] 1 alpha subcomplex subunit 1 — encoded protein: MWYEILPGFAIMTVCLMIPGIATAQIQKFTNGGKEKRIIRVPYHWYLMERDKRISGTGAHYHAKGLENIK